Proteins encoded by one window of Misgurnus anguillicaudatus chromosome 4, ASM2758022v2, whole genome shotgun sequence:
- the LOC129421266 gene encoding solute carrier family 2, facilitated glucose transporter member 11 isoform X1 — translation MKETSKKGEGWTLTLALTVCSAAIGGTFQYGYNISIINAPTSHLQKFINETCVRRWGTALGPTQVTVIWTVIVSSFSLGGLFGSLLAGPMAIRFGRKGALLLNNCFLLLSAVFVLSSRSAGSFEMVILARLLVGVNAGVSMNVQPMYFGESAPKDLRGAVTFSSAVFTALGILLGQVTGLTEVLGSESVWPYLLASNALPGLVQLLTLPWFPESPRYLLIDKGDSKACIQALKRLRACSVFDSEMEEILQERTGTGEVRAKTMWELFADRSLRRQLCTVMAASSAMMLCGNDSIYFYASYIFQEAGIPLEKIQYVAIGTGACEFTSAVVCNLLIERVGRRLLLAGGYALMACWAVVFTVALSLQGKVPGMPYLSMVCVFAYILSFGMGPAGVTGILPAELFDQMARPAAYMVAGSMMWLNLFLMGMAFPFIVNGLGQFCFIPFGGVCVAGCLFIGFTLPETKGRTLAEITKEFDKRNEKVTSNGFLKCGQRKQSQSLTDQTAEYLEIEKV, via the coding sequence atgaagGAAACTAGTAAAAAGGGAGAAGGATGGACGTTGACTCTTGCACTAACTGTCTGCTCTGCAGCCATTGGTGGCACTTTTCAGTATGGCTACAATATTTCAATCATCAATGCACCCACATCTCACCTGCAGAAGTTCATCAATGAGACGTGTGTGAGAAGATGGGGTACTGCTCTGGGGCCCACTCAGGTGACAGTGATATGGACAGTTATTGTTTCCTCCTTTTCACTCGGAGGACTTTTTGGCTCTCTGCTTGCTGGACCCATGGCTATCCGGTTTGGGCGTAAAGGAGCACTGCTACTAAACAACTGCTTTCTTTTATTAAGTGCAGTCTTTGTGTTGAGCAGCCGCTCAGCTGGATCTTTCGAAATGGTCATCCTTGCTCGTCTGCTGGTGGGTGTCAATGCCGGAGTTAGTATGAATGTCCAGCCCATGTACTTTGGGGAGAGTGCCCCTAAAGACCTCAGAGGGGCTGTCACCTTTTCCTCCGCTGTTTTTACTGCTCTGGGAATCTTGTTGGGTCAGGTAACCGGTCTTACTGAGGTTCTGGGGAGCGAGTCTGTCTGGCCGTATCTACTGGCGAGCAATGCTCTCCCTGGTCTTGTGCAGCTGCTCACCCTGCCCTGGTTTCCAGAAAGCCCACGTTACCTTCTCATCGACAAAGGAGATAGCAAGGCCTGCATCCAAGCCCTGAAGCGCCTTAGAGCCTGCAGCGTTTTTGACTCGGAGATGGAGGAGATCCTTCAAGAGAGGACGGGAACAGGTGAAGTCCGTGCCAAAACTATGTGGGAACTCTTCGCCGACCGAAGCCTTCGCAGGCAGCTCTGCACTGTTATGGCAGCCAGTAGTGCCATGATGCTGTGTGGTAATGATTCCATTTATTTCTATGCATCCTATATCTTTCAGGAAGCTGGCATTCCTTTGGAAAAGATCCAGTATGTGGCCATTGGCACGGGCGCGTGCGAGTTCACCTCCGCCGTGGTGTGTAATTTACTGATAGAGCGTGTCGGACGCAGGTTGCTTCTCGCAGGTGGGTATGCGCTCATGGCTTGCTGGGCGGTGGTCTTCACGGTGGCTCTGTCACTGCAGGGGAAAGTGCCCGGCATGCCTTATCTGAGTATGGTGTGTGTCTTTGCCTACATCTTGAGTTTTGGTATGGGTCCCGCAGGGGTCACGGGGATTCTTCCGGCTGAACTTTTTGACCAAATGGCTCGCCCTGCAGCTTATATGGTTGCCGGCTCTATGATGTGGCTTAATCTCTTCCTTATGGGAATGGCATTCCCTTTTATTGTTAACGGCCTGGGACAGTTCTGCTTCATACCGTTCGGTGGTGTTTGTGTAGCCGGGTGTCTTTTTATTGGTTTTACTTTACCTGAAACCAAGGGGAGGACACTAGCAGAGATCACAAAGGAGTTTGACAAGCGCAATGAGAAAGTGACATCTAATGGATTTTTGAAATGTGGACAGAGAAAACAAAGTCAAAGTCTGACTGATCAAACAGCAGAGTACCTAGAGATCGAAAAGGTTTGA
- the LOC129421266 gene encoding solute carrier family 2, facilitated glucose transporter member 11 isoform X3, translated as MAIRFGRKGALLLNNCFLLLSAVFVLSSRSAGSFEMVILARLLVGVNAGVSMNVQPMYFGESAPKDLRGAVTFSSAVFTALGILLGQVTGLTEVLGSESVWPYLLASNALPGLVQLLTLPWFPESPRYLLIDKGDSKACIQALKRLRACSVFDSEMEEILQERTGTGEVRAKTMWELFADRSLRRQLCTVMAASSAMMLCGNDSIYFYASYIFQEAGIPLEKIQYVAIGTGACEFTSAVVCNLLIERVGRRLLLAGGYALMACWAVVFTVALSLQGKVPGMPYLSMVCVFAYILSFGMGPAGVTGILPAELFDQMARPAAYMVAGSMMWLNLFLMGMAFPFIVNGLGQFCFIPFGGVCVAGCLFIGFTLPETKGRTLAEITKEFDKRNEKVTSNGFLKCGQRKQSQSLTDQTAEYLEIEKV; from the coding sequence ATGGCTATCCGGTTTGGGCGTAAAGGAGCACTGCTACTAAACAACTGCTTTCTTTTATTAAGTGCAGTCTTTGTGTTGAGCAGCCGCTCAGCTGGATCTTTCGAAATGGTCATCCTTGCTCGTCTGCTGGTGGGTGTCAATGCCGGAGTTAGTATGAATGTCCAGCCCATGTACTTTGGGGAGAGTGCCCCTAAAGACCTCAGAGGGGCTGTCACCTTTTCCTCCGCTGTTTTTACTGCTCTGGGAATCTTGTTGGGTCAGGTAACCGGTCTTACTGAGGTTCTGGGGAGCGAGTCTGTCTGGCCGTATCTACTGGCGAGCAATGCTCTCCCTGGTCTTGTGCAGCTGCTCACCCTGCCCTGGTTTCCAGAAAGCCCACGTTACCTTCTCATCGACAAAGGAGATAGCAAGGCCTGCATCCAAGCCCTGAAGCGCCTTAGAGCCTGCAGCGTTTTTGACTCGGAGATGGAGGAGATCCTTCAAGAGAGGACGGGAACAGGTGAAGTCCGTGCCAAAACTATGTGGGAACTCTTCGCCGACCGAAGCCTTCGCAGGCAGCTCTGCACTGTTATGGCAGCCAGTAGTGCCATGATGCTGTGTGGTAATGATTCCATTTATTTCTATGCATCCTATATCTTTCAGGAAGCTGGCATTCCTTTGGAAAAGATCCAGTATGTGGCCATTGGCACGGGCGCGTGCGAGTTCACCTCCGCCGTGGTGTGTAATTTACTGATAGAGCGTGTCGGACGCAGGTTGCTTCTCGCAGGTGGGTATGCGCTCATGGCTTGCTGGGCGGTGGTCTTCACGGTGGCTCTGTCACTGCAGGGGAAAGTGCCCGGCATGCCTTATCTGAGTATGGTGTGTGTCTTTGCCTACATCTTGAGTTTTGGTATGGGTCCCGCAGGGGTCACGGGGATTCTTCCGGCTGAACTTTTTGACCAAATGGCTCGCCCTGCAGCTTATATGGTTGCCGGCTCTATGATGTGGCTTAATCTCTTCCTTATGGGAATGGCATTCCCTTTTATTGTTAACGGCCTGGGACAGTTCTGCTTCATACCGTTCGGTGGTGTTTGTGTAGCCGGGTGTCTTTTTATTGGTTTTACTTTACCTGAAACCAAGGGGAGGACACTAGCAGAGATCACAAAGGAGTTTGACAAGCGCAATGAGAAAGTGACATCTAATGGATTTTTGAAATGTGGACAGAGAAAACAAAGTCAAAGTCTGACTGATCAAACAGCAGAGTACCTAGAGATCGAAAAGGTTTGA
- the LOC129421266 gene encoding solute carrier family 2, facilitated glucose transporter member 11 isoform X2 encodes MKETSKKGEGWTLTLALTVCSAAIGGTFQYGYNISIINAPTSHLQKFINETCVRRWGTALGPTQVTVIWTVIVSSFSLGGLFGSLLAGPMAIRFGRKGALLLNNCFLLLSAVFVLSSRSAGSFEMVILARLLVGVNAGVSMNVQPMYFGESAPKDLRGAVTFSSAVFTALGILLGQVTGLTEVLGSESVWPYLLASNALPGLVQLLTLPWFPESPRYLLIDKGDSKACIQALKRLRACSVFDSEMEEILQERTGTGEVRAKTMWELFADRSLRRQLCTVMAASSAMMLCGNDSIYFYASYIFQEAGIPLEKIQYVAIGTGACEFTSAVVCNLLIERVGRRLLLAGVTGILPAELFDQMARPAAYMVAGSMMWLNLFLMGMAFPFIVNGLGQFCFIPFGGVCVAGCLFIGFTLPETKGRTLAEITKEFDKRNEKVTSNGFLKCGQRKQSQSLTDQTAEYLEIEKV; translated from the exons atgaagGAAACTAGTAAAAAGGGAGAAGGATGGACGTTGACTCTTGCACTAACTGTCTGCTCTGCAGCCATTGGTGGCACTTTTCAGTATGGCTACAATATTTCAATCATCAATGCACCCACATCTCACCTGCAGAAGTTCATCAATGAGACGTGTGTGAGAAGATGGGGTACTGCTCTGGGGCCCACTCAGGTGACAGTGATATGGACAGTTATTGTTTCCTCCTTTTCACTCGGAGGACTTTTTGGCTCTCTGCTTGCTGGACCCATGGCTATCCGGTTTGGGCGTAAAGGAGCACTGCTACTAAACAACTGCTTTCTTTTATTAAGTGCAGTCTTTGTGTTGAGCAGCCGCTCAGCTGGATCTTTCGAAATGGTCATCCTTGCTCGTCTGCTGGTGGGTGTCAATGCCGGAGTTAGTATGAATGTCCAGCCCATGTACTTTGGGGAGAGTGCCCCTAAAGACCTCAGAGGGGCTGTCACCTTTTCCTCCGCTGTTTTTACTGCTCTGGGAATCTTGTTGGGTCAGGTAACCGGTCTTACTGAGGTTCTGGGGAGCGAGTCTGTCTGGCCGTATCTACTGGCGAGCAATGCTCTCCCTGGTCTTGTGCAGCTGCTCACCCTGCCCTGGTTTCCAGAAAGCCCACGTTACCTTCTCATCGACAAAGGAGATAGCAAGGCCTGCATCCAAGCCCTGAAGCGCCTTAGAGCCTGCAGCGTTTTTGACTCGGAGATGGAGGAGATCCTTCAAGAGAGGACGGGAACAGGTGAAGTCCGTGCCAAAACTATGTGGGAACTCTTCGCCGACCGAAGCCTTCGCAGGCAGCTCTGCACTGTTATGGCAGCCAGTAGTGCCATGATGCTGTGTGGTAATGATTCCATTTATTTCTATGCATCCTATATCTTTCAGGAAGCTGGCATTCCTTTGGAAAAGATCCAGTATGTGGCCATTGGCACGGGCGCGTGCGAGTTCACCTCCGCCGTGGTGTGTAATTTACTGATAGAGCGTGTCGGACGCAGGTTGCTTCTCGCAG GGGTCACGGGGATTCTTCCGGCTGAACTTTTTGACCAAATGGCTCGCCCTGCAGCTTATATGGTTGCCGGCTCTATGATGTGGCTTAATCTCTTCCTTATGGGAATGGCATTCCCTTTTATTGTTAACGGCCTGGGACAGTTCTGCTTCATACCGTTCGGTGGTGTTTGTGTAGCCGGGTGTCTTTTTATTGGTTTTACTTTACCTGAAACCAAGGGGAGGACACTAGCAGAGATCACAAAGGAGTTTGACAAGCGCAATGAGAAAGTGACATCTAATGGATTTTTGAAATGTGGACAGAGAAAACAAAGTCAAAGTCTGACTGATCAAACAGCAGAGTACCTAGAGATCGAAAAGGTTTGA